The segment TAAACTTCATATTTGGGTAGGTTAAGCTGCCATACGTGTTCAGTGTGAATAGTGTTTAAGttgaaaatattgtaaaaaaattatattttttcaaaaatatttaaaaaaataaataatagtaGAACTGATGTGGTGGCTGTCTCATAACTGGGCATCTGGCACGGGAACTCGCTTGGCAGCGTGTGGaggccagggctggcactgtgCAACCAATGGATCCTGGCTGAGGCTGGACTTCATGGAAccacagggctggaagggacttcaGAGTTCCAGCTCcttgggcaggaacaccttctactgttccaggctgctccaagccctgtccatccattccagggatgggaatgtaTTCCTCTCACACTCTGCTCTCCCATGATTTTCCCTgtggctgttcccagcctggccctgctggcagcagctgagggtgctcagaagctgctgcctggtgCTTGGCAcaggagccccagagctggagtcGAGTGCTGGCTGCAACAGcttctccagccccatccactCTTGCttcatggaatatcctgagctggatcAAGGATCAAGCCCAGGCCTGGCTGTTAATATCTCCCTTTTAAGCTGGGATTAAACTGAaggcacacagctggagctgcagctctgcaggatgggcagggtgaggtgctgcccttccctgcagcagaacCAGCTCGCTGTGCTCCGGGaggagcctgtccctgctcggggagctcagctgcaccagcccctgctgctgctgctctgcaaaataaaatggagttcccatgcagggagctggaaatCTCCTCCAGGATTTCCAATGACCTGGGGAGAGTTTAGACTCGAGCACCTGAAGAAACAGGTCAGCAAATAGCACACAGCTGATTTCCACCTGCAGTGGGAGTTCACCAGCCagtcctgcctggctgcagttTGTCCAGGAGCTTCAGCCTGGCCACCATCACCTCGGGCTGGTGGCAGCcgagtgcagcagcaggagccagcgTGTGGagtgccagcctggccatggctgctCTCGTGGCGCTGGGTTCACCCCTCTCCTGCATCCCATAGCCCTGGGATGTTCACTGGGGAGGAGCTGCCGCTGTCCATGGCAGCCCCACTGGCTTTGGGCTGTGACTGCAGCGCAGCTGGTGGCACCCACggctgagcagcactggcactgcccgCAGGCTTCCTCTcagtcctgctccagccccagctgggtgctgggggaCAAGGAAATGCGAGGGGACCCAGCTGGCCAGGGAGGTGTCACACACTGTGacagccccagcaccaggcCAGCAGCCAAAGAGGGGGCTCAGAGCCGGGCTGGTGCTCGTGGGAGGTGGGGACTGATTGTATTTGCGTCCCCTGGGGTTTATTTTAAGTTGgggtgggggttttttcccacattttcacttttaacagattttctcacttctctccctgctcaggctgggGAGCGAGCATGTGACGGTGCCACCCCGGGCTGTGACAGGCTTGTGCAATGTAGCCTCAGCTCAACTTTGGTGCTAAATCCAGGCCCAGGACTGGCCTGACCCTGCTGCTTTGGGGATCAGCCACCTCTGTGCCTGCGGTTGGGAGCACCCGGCggcacagggcagtgtcacCAGCACGGCCggggcagagccagagctcccGGAGCAGGGAGGGTTTGCGAGGGCTCGTTCTGAGCTGCCTCCGCAGAGCCCACCTGGAAGAAATCCAGCGTGTCTCCGTGCCTGGCAGCCCGGGAGGAGCACGGGCAAAGGTGCACAAAGGACGTGAGAACGACAGCAGAGACACTGGTGGCGCACGTGCACTTgcatattttatcttttttaatgtGTCATCTTAAATTCGGCTTCCTAGCGCTGGTCTGGACACTGCCCCACGCAGAGCCCGTGCAAGCCGCTGGGTCACCGTGCTGGAGCCGAGGGCACAGCGTGAAAATCGGTGGCCCCGGGTGGGATTTGGTGGCCCCGGGGCTCTGGCTGGCTCCGATGTGGCTGACGGGCTGGCTGTGAGTCTCAGCCAGCTaaagctccaggctgagcacggCACGGCGTGGCTGTTCCCCGGAGCTGGGGTGTCCCCCAAGAGCAGCGTTGCGTTTCCCTAGCCCCGCGTTCGAGCCCAGCAGCGGCAGCCTTGGCTTTGGCCTTGCTGGGCGCTACCGAGCCCCGAGAGCCCCCCGGGAGCTCGGCCCGGCTCCTCCGGCACCTCCCGGGCCCCTCCCCCGGCTCAGACCTTGGTGCACACCGAGCCCCCGTCCGCGCCGGCCGGGCCCGCTGCGGCCGCCGTGCCGCTGCCGCCGGGGCGGGCGCGGAACCCGGTGAACACGGGGCAGATGGGCACGCTCCTGAGCCAGCGGCTCCTCCGCACCGCGCCCATGCCCACGGGGAAGTCGTAGCTCCTCAGGCTGGCGCTGCTCGAGCTGTCCGAGTGCGCTCCTGCCTTCCACTGCACCAGCCCTCGCTCCTCCTGCGTCCCTGCGGGGATTCACGGTGTCAGCCCCGGCCCTGccatcccctctgcagctctaAATGCACAGAAATCTGCCCCagcgccgctgccgccccctccccggccCTGCTGCAGTTACCTGGGATGGTGTTGTCCAGAACGAAGGCGATGGTCCCCCCGACGAACATCTCCGTGGTCAGCAGCACCGTCAGGATCTGGTCCAGCTCGGGGACACCTGCGGGTGTGGAATGTGGGGGACAGAGCCGGGGGTGCTGTGAGAAGCCGatttcccctctgctccccctgagTGGGGCAGATCTGCCCTCCTCTCTCCCCAAACTCCCCGAATTGCGGCTCTCCGTGGCGGGCCGTACCTGTGTTAATGGCCCCGGGGTGGGAATCCAGGTAGTTCGGCAGCGTCAGCCCGAAAAACATGGCAAAGCCCAGCACGAAGAGGTTTCGGGAGGAGTTCATGTCGACGAACTGCAGGTTGGAGAGGCCGACGGCCGTGATCATTCCTGCCGGCAGAGACGCGGCGATGCAGGCGGAGGTGCCCGCGCTGGGCCGGGCatggggggctgcaggagcccctgtCCCCCAAATCCGCCCTGAACCCTTGGTCTCGCCAGCCCCCGAGAGCAGCGCTCCGGGTTTGGGGCAGGCAGGTACCGAATAAGGTGCAGAACATCCCGCCGAGCACGGGGTCGGGCAGGGAGGCGAAGAGCGCCGTGAATTTGCCGAtggtgcccagcagcagcatgatCCCGGCGCCGTACTGGAtcaccctcctgctccccacctgcacagacacaccGGCAGCGAGTGACGCTGCCCGAGACCCCCGGCCGAGCCGGGACCCCTCCCCGGCCCCGGTACCTTGGTGATGCCCAGGACGCCGATGTTGGGGCTGGAGGACGTGGAGCCATTGCCGGTTCCCAGGAGCCCCGCGATGATGCAGGAGATGCCCTCGATGAAAATACCCCTGGGGAACAGCACGGCCGGGCTGGTGCCCATCCCgctctcctgcagcatccctgacGGGTCTCCAGGGATGCCGCGGTGCAGTGAGGTACCGTGGAGGGGGATCAGCCGGCTGTACCTGTTAATGGCGTGCacggggggcggcggcgctcCTGCCAGCCGGGCACAGGAGTAGTAGTCCCCGATGGACTCGATGATGCCCGCCAGCGTGGCGCTGAACATGCCCAGCACGGCTGCTGAGGTCACCGTGGGCAGCCCCCACTGGCCTGCCCGGGAGCAGAGCGGGtcggggctggggacaccccagtgccccccacCTCACCGGTGCCACTTGGGGCCCCCCGGGGGTTCCCCAGCCTCGGTGATGCTGCACAGGCCCGCACAtcccccagggcagaggggtGTCGGGGGCTGCCGGGCACTCACAGGGGTAGGGGACGCGGAACCAGGGTGCCACGGACAGGATCTCCCCGCGGGCGTCGGTCCTGGCCTTGTAGCCGTACTCCTCGGGCCGGCTGGGGAACACTCCGGTGCGGGTCAGCACGTAGCAGATGAGCCACACCAGCATGATGGCCAGGATGATCTGCGGGGCACACACGGCTCCCTCCCGCACCGCTCCGAGCCCACGCGTGGCTACAGGGGGGATTCGGGACCGCCCCGGGATGCTCTCAGCCCGTCCCTACCGGGAACATCTTGAAGATCTGGACGCGGAGCAGGACAAAGCCGTGGCCCCGCCGGTAGCCGGGCACGTAGATGGCGACCTGCCGCAGGTATTGGGCAAACAGGACAATCAGGAAGATGGTCCTGGGGGGAAAGACAGACGGGATCCCTCGTGCCCCTGACATCCTCCTGGCTCCGTGTcggacagccctgccctcctgtcccccgtgtccccatgcCATACAGCACAGAGATGCCCCAGTGGGAGCCAGCCCGGTCTCCAGCCGCCTGGAAAACGGAGAGTCCGATGAGGGACACGGTGGGGGTGACGGTCAGCGGCCCGATGTAGCTGAGCAGCGCCCCggggagccccagcagcccGATGACCACTTCCACCAGGCTGGACACCATGATGGCCCCCTGGATCTGCAGGGCAcggagaggggcaggagagggcgTCAGCAGCCTGCCAGGGAGCCTGGGTGCCGCGGGGTGGTGACAGGGGGTGGCGGGATGGTGGCAGGGCGGTGGAAGGGGCgtggcagggaggtggcaggatGGTGGCAGGGCGGTGGCAGGGGGATGGCATGGCGGTGGCAGGGGGATGGCAGGGAGGTGGCATTTCTGTAGCACGACGGTGGCAGGGAAGTGGTAGGGTGGTGGCACGGAGGTGGCAGCGAGGTGGCAGGGAGATGGCATTGCGGTGGCAGGATGTACCTCTCGCATGCGGGGCTGCCAGATGTGGGACGTGTTGAGGGGCAGTGACCAGTTGCCGTAGATCTCCTCTGGGGGTGCAGTGCCGTGAGCTGGtcccggcgggcggggagcAGCCGGacaccccctgcacccccccGCGCTCACCTTCAGGTGGGCATCGCCACTTCTCCAGCGCCAGGATGGACTTGGCGGGGACAAGGAAGGCCAGCGCGCTCGCCTGGAAGAGGGGCAGCCtgggggggacagagggacccCTGCACCCGGGCCCGGGGATGGCCGGGGGggccgccggggccgcggctCTACCTGATGCCCACGGTGGTCTGGATGAGGGTGGTGATGCCCACGCAGGTGAAGATGGTGCCGATGAGGTAGCTGACGGTGAGCTGGTCCTTGCCCACGCACAGGCTCTCGGCCAGAAGGAAGGGGACGGCGATGGTGCCACTGAAGCAGGTCAGGTAGTGCTGGGGGCGAGGGGGGGCtcagcggggctggggggtgcCCCACACCCCGGGGAACGGGGATTTAGGGTCTGCCACTTCCCAGGCTGTACCTGGAAGCCGAGCAGGATGCAGAGGTACCAGGGGGGCACGTCCTCGATCCTGTAGAGCATGTCCACCTCCGGCCGGGGGGGCCTGGTGCCCGCCCCGGGGTcctgctgtggggcacagctcagcctgtctCACCTGGGGCTGCGTGCGGGGACggccccagcctgccccaggggAGCCCCTGTGCCcgcagggaggggagggggcccGGCTGGCCTGTCTCCACCCGCAGGTGTGTCagagatggatttggggtgcacGGCGGGGTGCCCCGTACTCACCCCGCCCGCCgcaggcagctccttcccaggggTGTGCGGGGAGCCCGCGGGGGCCAGAGCCAAGTTCCCATTCTGGcggtgaggatgaggagggagcTAGGTCAGTGTGGACCCAGGTGTCCCTCGGGAAaggggctgggctctgctctgaggGACGCGGTGACAGCGGGCCGTGGCCCCGCGTGTTTCCATCAGTCCCAGCCGGTGCCTGCTCCGACCCCCGAGAGGGGTCTGGGCTCCCAAACCCACGTGGTGCTTTGTTCCTGGAAAGTGCGGAGGGGGATCCCC is part of the Oenanthe melanoleuca isolate GR-GAL-2019-014 chromosome 13, OMel1.0, whole genome shotgun sequence genome and harbors:
- the SLC23A1 gene encoding solute carrier family 23 member 1 isoform X1 — protein: MGTRSGELAQPQNGNLALAPAGSPHTPGKELPAAGGQDPGAGTRPPRPEVDMLYRIEDVPPWYLCILLGFQHYLTCFSGTIAVPFLLAESLCVGKDQLTVSYLIGTIFTCVGITTLIQTTVGIRLPLFQASALAFLVPAKSILALEKWRCPPEEEIYGNWSLPLNTSHIWQPRMREIQGAIMVSSLVEVVIGLLGLPGALLSYIGPLTVTPTVSLIGLSVFQAAGDRAGSHWGISVLTIFLIVLFAQYLRQVAIYVPGYRRGHGFVLLRVQIFKMFPIILAIMLVWLICYVLTRTGVFPSRPEEYGYKARTDARGEILSVAPWFRVPYPCQWGLPTVTSAAVLGMFSATLAGIIESIGDYYSCARLAGAPPPPVHAINRGIFIEGISCIIAGLLGTGNGSTSSSPNIGVLGITKVGSRRVIQYGAGIMLLLGTIGKFTALFASLPDPVLGGMFCTLFGMITAVGLSNLQFVDMNSSRNLFVLGFAMFFGLTLPNYLDSHPGAINTGVPELDQILTVLLTTEMFVGGTIAFVLDNTIPGTQEERGLVQWKAGAHSDSSSSASLRSYDFPVGMGAVRRSRWLRSVPICPVFTGFRARPGGSGTAAAAGPAGADGGSVCTKV
- the SLC23A1 gene encoding solute carrier family 23 member 1 isoform X2 — encoded protein: MGTRSGELAQPQNGNLALAPAGSPHTPGKELPAAGGDPGAGTRPPRPEVDMLYRIEDVPPWYLCILLGFQHYLTCFSGTIAVPFLLAESLCVGKDQLTVSYLIGTIFTCVGITTLIQTTVGIRLPLFQASALAFLVPAKSILALEKWRCPPEEEIYGNWSLPLNTSHIWQPRMREIQGAIMVSSLVEVVIGLLGLPGALLSYIGPLTVTPTVSLIGLSVFQAAGDRAGSHWGISVLTIFLIVLFAQYLRQVAIYVPGYRRGHGFVLLRVQIFKMFPIILAIMLVWLICYVLTRTGVFPSRPEEYGYKARTDARGEILSVAPWFRVPYPCQWGLPTVTSAAVLGMFSATLAGIIESIGDYYSCARLAGAPPPPVHAINRGIFIEGISCIIAGLLGTGNGSTSSSPNIGVLGITKVGSRRVIQYGAGIMLLLGTIGKFTALFASLPDPVLGGMFCTLFGMITAVGLSNLQFVDMNSSRNLFVLGFAMFFGLTLPNYLDSHPGAINTGVPELDQILTVLLTTEMFVGGTIAFVLDNTIPGTQEERGLVQWKAGAHSDSSSSASLRSYDFPVGMGAVRRSRWLRSVPICPVFTGFRARPGGSGTAAAAGPAGADGGSVCTKV